From the genome of Amycolatopsis granulosa:
CACCGGATGGCGGCGGGTCGCGGCCTCCACGCACGGACCGCGGCGCGTCCGGTACTGGCACTCGTCGATGTCGACGATGCCGTCGTCGGTCGCTGCGAGCGTGTAGAGGTGACCGTCCTCGGCCACCGCGGTGATCGTCGCCTCGTCGGCCTCCGGCAGGGTGGCGACCGCGCTCTGCGCGATGCCCTTCGCGACCACTTCCAGTGGTTGTTCGGCGGCCTGGCCGCGCAGATCGTCCAGCGCCTCCGCCACGTTGTCGAGGCGGACAAGGGGATCCGCTCGGCGCTCGGTCATGGGCGGCGGATACCCGGAGCGTGCGGGCGGTAATCCCGGGTGGCGCGGCACGCGGGCACCGCGGCGGTCCGGAGAACGCGGCGCCTACCCTGGTGGGGTGTTCGTGAAGATCTGCGGCCTGCGCACGGAGGCCGACGTGGAGTGCGCGGTGACGGCCGGTGCGCACGCGGTCGGGTTCGTGCTGACCCCGAGCCCGCGGCAGGTCACCGTGGCGGAGGCGGCGCGCCTGGTGGCCGCGGTGCCGCCGGAGGTGCTCAGCGTCGGGGTGTTCCTGGGCATGCCCGTCGCGGACGTCCGCGACATCGCCCTGCGGACCGGGCTCGGTGCGGTCCAGCTGCACGGCCGCGGCTACCCGGCGGAGGATTTCGCCGCTCTCGCCGACCTGGGTCTGCGGCTGGTGCGGGCCACCTCCACCGACGGTTCGCCGGTCGAGGTCGGCGCGTTCGGCGAGGACATGCTGATCCTGGACTCGCCGCGGGCCGGGTCGGGGGAGCAGTGGGGCTGGGACGCGCTGCGCGGGCAGACCGGGCAGTGGCTCCTGGCCGGCGGGTTGCGGCCGGGCAACGTCGCCGACGCCGTGCGGGCCGTGCGGCCGTGGGGGGTGGACGTCTCCAGCGGGGTGGAGTCCACGCGCGGCACGAAGGACCATGGACTGATCCGCGAATTTCTCGCCGCCGCGCGTCCCTGATCGCGGAACCCGTTCGTCGGGAGGGTGAGAATCACGACCGGCGAGGAGGAAACGCGATGCAGTACATGCTGTTGATCTGCGGTGGCCCGGAGGCAGCCGAGCACGCCGAGGACGGCTGCGAGGGCTGGAGCGAGGAGATGGCCGAGCGGGGCGTCCTGCGGGGCGGCGCGGGGCTGCGGCCGCCGCACGAGGCGACCACCGTCCGGGTGCGGTCGGACGAGGTGCTGCTGTCCGACGGCCCGTTCGCCGAGAGCCGGGAGCAGGTCGGCGGGTTCTGCCTGATCGAGTGCGGGAACCTGGACGAGGCCGTGGAGATCGCGTCGAAGCACCCGGCGGCGACCTACGGCTCGATCGAGGTCCGGCCGATCTGGCAGCCGTGACCGACGTCCACACGGCACTCGTCCGGGCCTTCCGCGACGAGTGGGGCCAGGTGGTCGCGACCCTGATCCGGCTCACCGGCGACTGGGACCTCGCCGAGGAGTGCGCCCAGGACGCGTTCACCCAGGCCGTTGGCTCGTGGGCCCGGGACGGCGTGCCGCGCCGTCCCGGGGCCTGGCTCACCACCACCGCCCGTAACCGCGCTCTCGACCGGCTGCGCCGGGACGCGGTGGGGGCGGCCAAGCTGCGGGAGGTCGCGGCGATGCCCGATCCGGAGCCCGAACCCGACGACAGCGGTGTGCCGGACGACCGGCTGCGGCTGATGTTCACCTGCTGCCACCCCGCGCTGTCGCTGGACGCGCAGGTGGCGCTGACCCTGCGCACGCTGGCCGGCCTGACCCCGGCCGAGATCGGGCGGGCGCTGCTGGTCGCCGAACCGGCGCTGAGGAAGCGGCTGGTGCGCGCCAAGCAGAAGATCAGGCACGCGGGCATCCCGTACCGGGTGCCGCCGGCGCACCTGCTGCCCGAGCGCACCCCGGCCGTGCTCGCGGTGCTGTACCTGCTGTTCACCGAGGGGTACTCGGCGACGGCCGGCGCCGACCTGCAGCGGCGCGAGCTGTCCGCGGAAGCGATCCGGCTGGCGCGGGTGCTGCACCGGCTGATGCCGGACGAGCCGGAGGCGACCGGGCTGCTGGCGCTGCTGCTCCTGCAGGACGCCCGCCGGGACGCGCGCGTGGACGAGTACGGCGACCTGGTGCTGCTGACCGACCAGGACCGCAGCCGGTGGGACCGGGCCGAGATCGCGGAGGGTGTCGCGCTGCTCGACGGTGCGCTGCGGCGCGGGGCGCCCGGCCCGTACCAGGTGCAGGCGGCGATCGCGGCCTGCCACGGGACAGCGGAGCGCGCGGAGGACACGGACTGGCCGCAGATCGCGGCGCTCTACGGGCGGCTGGCCGCGATGACGCGGTCACCGGTGGTGGCGGTGAACCGGGCGGTGGCGGTGGGCATGGCTTCCGGCCCGGAGGCGGGGCTGCGGGTGCTGTCCGATGTGGACCTGCCGGGATACCACCTGCTGCCGGCCACGCGCGCGGATCTGTTGCGGCGGCTGGGCCGGCACGACGAGGCGGCGCGGGCCTACCGGGACGCACTGGAGCTGGTGACCACCGAGACCGAGCGCCGCTTCCTCAGCCGGCGGCTGGCGGAGGTGGAGCCGGGGCCGGGCGGTCAGCCCGCGGCGGGCCGGTCGCGGCCGACGTAGCGGATCACCTCGACCGGTTCGACGATGACCAGACCGTCCCCGATCAGCTCGTCGAGCGTGGGCAGGAAGCCGCGGATCCGGGTCTCCTCGTCGACGACGACGATCACCACCGGCAGGTCGTCGGACAAGGACAGGATGCGGGTGGTGTGCACGTGTTGCGAGGCGCCGTAGCCCTCGATGCCGCGCAGCACGGTGGCACCGGCCAGCCCCGCCTGGTGGGCGCGGTGCACGATCTCGGTGAACAGCGGCTTGTGGTGCCACCGGTCGGTCTCGCCGACGAAGATGGTCAACCGTAGCGCCGGGCCCTGGAGTTTCATCCGTTCCACCGCCTTCGCCGGGCACCGCGCGGCGCCCGGGAGGTCAGTGTCTCCCCGGCGCGGGCCCGCCGTCAGGCCCCGCCGCGGGAGGAGCCTGCGGCGGCGGGCCCGCGGTCAGCGGATCAGGCGTGCGACGAACCCGGTGACGACGAGCCAGAACAGCGCCGCCACCCCGTAGTTGACCAGCACGTTGAGCTGTTCGTTCGCGATGGGGAAGAGCCCGGGGAAGAACAGCGCGAGCGGCTGGGCGATCGAATCGATGAACCGGTAGAAGGCGTTCGCCGTGTTGGCACCGGCCAGGACCAGGACGATGTAGATCGCCTCGATGAGGGCGAACAGCGCCCCGATCCCGGTAACCACTCTGACGGCGGTGCCGCGGCCACGGTAGATACCCGTTCTGGTCATACGAAGGAGTGACCGTTTTCGCCATTGTCAAACCCGATCGGGGGACGGTCAGCGCCGTTCGTTCGGGATGATGATCCACAGCACCAGGTAGACCAGGAACTGCGGACCCGGTAGCAGACAGGACAGCAGGAAGAGCACCCGCATGGTGCGCGGCTGCCACCCGAGGCGGTAGGCGAGCCCGGCGCACACTCCGGCGATCACGCGGTTGTGGCGGGACCTCGTCAGGGTCGTCGTTGTCGTCGTCATGCCTCCAGCGTGCTCGCCTCCGGCGC
Proteins encoded in this window:
- a CDS encoding DUF190 domain-containing protein; protein product: MKLQGPALRLTIFVGETDRWHHKPLFTEIVHRAHQAGLAGATVLRGIEGYGASQHVHTTRILSLSDDLPVVIVVVDEETRIRGFLPTLDELIGDGLVIVEPVEVIRYVGRDRPAAG
- a CDS encoding PspC domain-containing protein, coding for MTTTTTTLTRSRHNRVIAGVCAGLAYRLGWQPRTMRVLFLLSCLLPGPQFLVYLVLWIIIPNERR
- a CDS encoding sigma-70 family RNA polymerase sigma factor; protein product: MTDVHTALVRAFRDEWGQVVATLIRLTGDWDLAEECAQDAFTQAVGSWARDGVPRRPGAWLTTTARNRALDRLRRDAVGAAKLREVAAMPDPEPEPDDSGVPDDRLRLMFTCCHPALSLDAQVALTLRTLAGLTPAEIGRALLVAEPALRKRLVRAKQKIRHAGIPYRVPPAHLLPERTPAVLAVLYLLFTEGYSATAGADLQRRELSAEAIRLARVLHRLMPDEPEATGLLALLLLQDARRDARVDEYGDLVLLTDQDRSRWDRAEIAEGVALLDGALRRGAPGPYQVQAAIAACHGTAERAEDTDWPQIAALYGRLAAMTRSPVVAVNRAVAVGMASGPEAGLRVLSDVDLPGYHLLPATRADLLRRLGRHDEAARAYRDALELVTTETERRFLSRRLAEVEPGPGGQPAAGRSRPT
- a CDS encoding phosphoribosylanthranilate isomerase: MFVKICGLRTEADVECAVTAGAHAVGFVLTPSPRQVTVAEAARLVAAVPPEVLSVGVFLGMPVADVRDIALRTGLGAVQLHGRGYPAEDFAALADLGLRLVRATSTDGSPVEVGAFGEDMLILDSPRAGSGEQWGWDALRGQTGQWLLAGGLRPGNVADAVRAVRPWGVDVSSGVESTRGTKDHGLIREFLAAARP
- a CDS encoding YciI family protein translates to MQYMLLICGGPEAAEHAEDGCEGWSEEMAERGVLRGGAGLRPPHEATTVRVRSDEVLLSDGPFAESREQVGGFCLIECGNLDEAVEIASKHPAATYGSIEVRPIWQP